The proteins below come from a single Nostoc sp. KVJ3 genomic window:
- a CDS encoding phytoene desaturase family protein, with amino-acid sequence MQNTDIVVIGSGIGGLSCGALLARYGFDVIVCESHSIAGGAAHGFERNGFKFDSGPSLYSGLSYSPSANPLRQVLDAIGSELPCVTYDTWGCCLPEGDFDTAVGVEQFCEVLMKFCGDDAVVEWQELQRVMEPFANAATSIPPAALRFDFGAARTVGPFIPSLTKNVANIIKLTGPFSRIMDGVVKESFTRNWLNLLCFLLSGLPADGTSAAEVAFMFADWYRPNAILEYPIGGSGALVDSLVQGLERHGGKLMLLAHVEEVLVEGNRAVGVRLSDRSEIRAKRAVISNASVWDTLKLLPEKAIPKQYRRKRQATPECDSFMHLHLGIDAQGLQANLRCHYIVVNDWELGVTAPQNVVVISIPSILDPSLAPAGKHVIHVYTPGNEPYSMWQGMDRRSQEYAEQKRSRAEIMWQALQRIIPDIRSRCEVTLVGTPLTHERYLRRHQGSYGPAIQAGSGMFPGPSTPLPGLMCCGDSTFPGIGLPAVAASGLIAANTLAPINKHLAMLQDIKCI; translated from the coding sequence ATGCAAAACACAGATATAGTTGTTATTGGTAGCGGTATTGGCGGTTTGAGTTGTGGTGCGCTTTTGGCGCGGTATGGCTTTGATGTGATAGTCTGCGAAAGTCACTCCATTGCTGGAGGTGCTGCTCATGGTTTTGAGCGCAATGGTTTTAAGTTTGACTCGGGCCCGTCTCTCTACTCTGGATTGTCTTACAGCCCCTCTGCTAACCCTTTGCGACAAGTGTTAGATGCAATTGGTTCTGAATTACCATGCGTTACCTATGATACTTGGGGTTGTTGTCTACCAGAAGGTGATTTTGACACGGCGGTTGGTGTAGAGCAATTTTGTGAAGTGCTGATGAAATTTTGTGGTGATGATGCTGTAGTCGAATGGCAAGAACTCCAGCGCGTTATGGAACCATTTGCCAATGCTGCAACTTCCATACCACCAGCCGCATTGCGCTTTGATTTTGGTGCAGCTAGAACTGTGGGCCCGTTTATCCCATCTCTGACAAAAAATGTGGCGAATATAATCAAGCTGACGGGCCCTTTTAGCCGAATTATGGATGGAGTTGTTAAAGAATCGTTTACCCGAAACTGGCTTAATTTACTTTGCTTTCTCCTTTCTGGACTACCCGCAGATGGTACTAGCGCCGCAGAGGTAGCATTTATGTTTGCGGATTGGTATCGCCCAAATGCAATCCTGGAATATCCTATTGGTGGTAGCGGTGCTTTAGTTGACAGCCTTGTACAAGGATTAGAGCGTCATGGCGGGAAGCTGATGCTGTTAGCTCATGTAGAAGAAGTGCTTGTAGAAGGGAATCGTGCGGTGGGTGTGCGTCTTAGCGATCGCTCCGAAATTCGCGCCAAACGAGCAGTGATTTCTAATGCCTCGGTTTGGGACACACTGAAATTACTACCAGAAAAGGCAATACCCAAACAGTACCGCCGCAAACGACAAGCTACGCCTGAATGTGATAGCTTTATGCATCTGCATTTAGGCATTGATGCTCAAGGATTACAGGCAAATTTGCGGTGTCATTATATTGTGGTTAATGACTGGGAATTGGGCGTAACAGCACCTCAAAATGTAGTGGTGATTTCTATCCCTTCAATACTCGATCCATCCTTAGCGCCAGCAGGTAAGCATGTGATTCATGTGTATACACCCGGTAATGAACCATACTCTATGTGGCAGGGGATGGATAGAAGGAGCCAAGAATATGCCGAACAAAAGCGATCGCGTGCAGAAATAATGTGGCAAGCGCTACAGCGGATTATTCCCGATATTCGCTCTCGTTGCGAAGTCACACTTGTTGGTACACCGTTAACTCACGAGCGCTATCTCCGCCGTCATCAAGGTTCCTACGGGCCAGCAATTCAGGCTGGAAGTGGTATGTTTCCTGGCCCCAGTACACCCCTACCAGGATTGATGTGCTGTGGCGACTCAACATTTCCCGGTATTGGTTTACCAGCAGTCGCCGCTAGTGGGCTGATTGCTGCTAATACCCTTGCACCGATTAATAAGCATTTAGCTATGCTTCAGGATATCAAGTGTATTTAA
- a CDS encoding prohibitin family protein — protein sequence MKNQQLGNWQTTVLGIVLAIIVILGLNAFIIINPGQAGVISILGKARDGALLEGIHVKPPFLSVIDVYDLTVQKFEVPAESSTKDLQNLSARFAINFRLDPIKVVEVRRKQGTLENIVSKIIAPQTQEAFKIAAARRTVEEAITKRSELKEDFDNALGDRLDKYGIIVLDTSVVDLAFSPEFARAVEEKQIAEQRAQRAVYVAREAEQEAQADVNRAKGRAEAQRLLAETLKAQGGQLVLQKEAIEAWKSGGAQMPKVLVMGGDSKSGVPFIFNLGNVQNQP from the coding sequence TTGAAAAATCAGCAACTTGGAAATTGGCAAACCACAGTTTTAGGAATTGTGCTAGCAATAATAGTGATTCTCGGACTAAATGCCTTTATTATTATTAACCCTGGACAAGCAGGAGTGATTAGCATTTTGGGTAAAGCGAGAGATGGGGCTTTATTGGAAGGGATTCATGTCAAACCGCCTTTTCTATCCGTAATAGATGTGTATGATTTGACAGTGCAAAAGTTTGAAGTGCCAGCAGAAAGTTCTACTAAAGATTTGCAAAATTTATCCGCGAGATTTGCGATCAACTTTCGCCTCGATCCGATAAAGGTAGTTGAAGTTAGACGTAAACAAGGAACCTTAGAAAATATTGTATCAAAAATCATTGCACCTCAGACCCAAGAAGCATTTAAAATTGCGGCAGCTAGAAGAACAGTAGAAGAGGCAATTACTAAAAGAAGTGAGTTAAAAGAAGACTTTGATAATGCGTTAGGCGATCGCTTAGACAAATATGGGATAATTGTGTTAGATACTAGCGTAGTTGATTTAGCATTCTCACCAGAATTTGCCAGAGCAGTGGAAGAAAAACAAATTGCTGAACAACGGGCGCAAAGAGCCGTTTACGTAGCACGGGAAGCAGAACAAGAAGCACAAGCAGATGTGAATCGCGCTAAAGGTAGGGCAGAAGCTCAAAGACTTTTAGCAGAAACACTCAAAGCTCAAGGAGGACAGTTAGTTCTGCAAAAGGAAGCAATTGAAGCTTGGAAGAGTGGCGGCGCTCAGATGCCCAAAGTCCTTGTTATGGGTGGTGATTCAAAAAGTGGCGTTCCCTTCATATTCAACCTTGGAAATGTCCAGAATCAACCATAA
- a CDS encoding DUF1824 family protein, with product MSTPNPHHLTAEEAKKLLNKFNCLDIAPILNASEKAVIRHALTLVTNLADYQILGICADTAEEGILAMKTYSLALGYEPPDNLLTPEGPVYIKLNGKNGLCYLDSYSGHHRGVLVSCQSYHEDGINEMYGHLPLDLFV from the coding sequence ATGTCAACCCCCAATCCTCACCATCTCACCGCCGAAGAAGCGAAAAAATTACTGAATAAATTTAACTGTCTAGACATTGCGCCAATCCTCAATGCATCTGAAAAAGCAGTAATTCGTCATGCCCTAACTTTGGTAACAAACCTTGCTGATTATCAAATTCTAGGAATTTGCGCTGATACAGCAGAAGAAGGAATACTGGCGATGAAAACTTATTCTCTGGCTTTGGGTTATGAACCACCAGACAATTTACTGACACCTGAAGGGCCAGTTTATATCAAATTAAATGGTAAAAATGGCTTGTGTTATCTTGATTCATACTCTGGACATCATCGTGGTGTATTAGTATCTTGTCAGTCTTACCACGAAGACGGAATCAATGAAATGTATGGACATTTACCCTTGGATTTATTTGTATAG
- a CDS encoding ABC-F family ATP-binding cassette domain-containing protein, with the protein MSIITLQSVKKDFGIKEVLKEASFSLDAADKVGLIGTNGSGKSTLLKMIAGLESIDSGQIIINSGSKIIYLPQQPDLDENHTVLEQVFADSGEHTALVREYEELSDKLAHYPDDSQLMSRLSVVMQKMDSNDAWELETNAKIILTKLGISDFDAKIGTLSGGYRKRIALASALLAEPDALLMDEPTNHLDALSVEWLQSYLNRYRGALFLITHDRYFLDRVTNRIVEIDRGDIYTYTGNYSYYLEKKALAEESAVSSQRKHQGLLRRELEWLKKGPKARSTKQKARIDRAHALRDTEFKEVQGKVDISTVGRRIGKKVIELNNVSKAYNGRTLINNFTYEFSPEDRIGIIGANGAGKSTLMDIITGQIQPDSGVAEIGTTVHIGYFDQHSEELLTALNENQRVIDYIKEEGEFIKITDGTQITASQMLERFLFPGNQQYAPINKLSGGEKRRLFLLRVLMSAPNVLILDEPTNDLDVQTLAVLEDYLEDFVGCVIVVSHDRYFLDRTIDTVFSFEEGGNLRQYPGNYSIYLDYKKAEEAQQQAANTKEKPKNAEVQNGASAPKDVENTKRRRLSNWEKKEFEQLEGKIAELEAQKAETEKTLANVSPGNYSEVQKLYDRVEKLKHAIDVATERWLELAEME; encoded by the coding sequence ATGAGTATTATTACACTCCAGTCGGTTAAAAAAGACTTTGGCATCAAAGAAGTTTTAAAAGAAGCCAGCTTTAGCCTCGATGCTGCCGATAAAGTTGGCTTAATTGGTACTAACGGTTCAGGAAAATCAACTCTATTAAAAATGATCGCGGGGTTAGAATCTATTGATAGCGGTCAAATTATCATCAACTCCGGTTCTAAAATTATCTATTTACCCCAGCAGCCAGATTTAGATGAGAACCACACAGTTTTAGAGCAAGTTTTTGCTGACAGTGGCGAACATACAGCTTTGGTACGTGAATATGAAGAACTCTCAGATAAATTAGCTCACTATCCAGATGATAGCCAACTGATGTCTCGCCTTTCTGTGGTGATGCAAAAGATGGATTCAAATGATGCTTGGGAATTAGAAACTAATGCTAAGATTATCCTCACTAAATTAGGAATTTCTGACTTTGATGCCAAGATAGGTACTTTATCTGGAGGCTATCGCAAGCGCATTGCTTTAGCATCAGCGTTGTTAGCAGAACCTGATGCTTTGCTGATGGATGAGCCGACAAACCATTTAGATGCTCTTTCTGTTGAATGGTTACAAAGTTATTTAAATCGCTATCGCGGCGCACTTTTTCTGATTACCCACGATCGCTATTTTCTAGATCGCGTCACTAATCGGATCGTTGAAATTGACCGAGGAGACATTTACACCTACACAGGTAACTATTCATATTACCTCGAAAAGAAAGCTTTAGCTGAAGAATCTGCTGTAAGCAGTCAACGGAAACATCAAGGCTTGTTGCGGCGGGAGTTGGAATGGCTGAAAAAAGGGCCGAAAGCTAGAAGTACTAAGCAAAAAGCTAGAATTGACCGCGCTCATGCTCTCCGGGATACCGAATTTAAAGAAGTTCAGGGTAAAGTTGATATTTCTACAGTTGGTCGTCGCATTGGTAAAAAAGTTATTGAATTAAATAACGTTTCTAAAGCATACAATGGACGCACCTTGATTAATAATTTCACCTACGAATTTAGTCCAGAAGACCGCATCGGCATTATTGGCGCTAATGGTGCTGGTAAATCCACTTTAATGGATATTATTACTGGTCAGATTCAGCCAGATTCAGGTGTTGCAGAAATTGGAACTACAGTTCACATCGGTTATTTTGACCAGCATTCTGAAGAATTGCTCACAGCTTTAAACGAAAATCAGCGCGTGATTGACTACATCAAAGAAGAAGGTGAATTTATCAAAATTACCGATGGGACTCAAATTACTGCTTCTCAAATGTTGGAGCGGTTTTTGTTTCCTGGTAATCAACAGTATGCCCCAATTAATAAACTTTCCGGTGGTGAAAAACGCCGTTTATTTCTGTTGCGAGTGTTGATGAGTGCGCCCAACGTCTTGATTTTAGATGAACCGACAAATGATTTAGATGTTCAGACATTGGCAGTACTAGAAGATTATTTAGAGGATTTTGTCGGGTGTGTAATTGTAGTTTCTCACGATCGCTACTTTCTCGATCGCACCATCGACACAGTATTTTCCTTCGAGGAAGGCGGTAATCTCCGGCAATATCCAGGTAATTACTCGATTTATCTGGACTATAAGAAGGCTGAAGAGGCACAGCAACAGGCTGCTAACACTAAGGAGAAGCCGAAAAATGCCGAAGTCCAAAATGGTGCATCTGCGCCCAAGGATGTAGAAAATACCAAGCGCCGGAGGTTATCCAATTGGGAAAAGAAAGAATTTGAGCAGTTGGAAGGTAAAATTGCCGAGTTAGAGGCCCAGAAGGCAGAAACCGAGAAAACACTAGCAAATGTCTCACCGGGGAATTATAGCGAAGTGCAGAAACTTTACGATCGTGTGGAAAAGCTCAAACACGCGATCGATGTGGCGACTGAACGCTGGTTAGAATTAGCGGAGATGGAGTGA
- a CDS encoding alkaline phosphatase family protein, which produces MVLPKIYKTFLILATITLVTVLAVSGFAKTRPEHNVIIFITDGLRPSKVNAQETPNLNEIRQKGVSFVNSHSLFPTFTTANASAIATGHYLGDTGDFSNTINVGFPVKSASNSPIPFLENDAVLGEINQRFNDNYLNEESLLDAARKAGFSTASVGKIGPVLIQDVTQRTGKPTIIIDDATGSPTGIPLSSEIADLLTKNEIALKSPTRGDNGKSGNSTVSGTKVANIFQQQYFVDITTKVLLPLFKQRQKPFVLIYWSRDPDGTQHNQGDSLNTLTPGINGPTSLAARQNVDQNLAQIRGVLKQLNLEASTNIFVTADHGFSTISKESKTSYSKTLSYPEVIKEFLPPGFLAIDIAHGLGLPLFDPDKENAAVDPTQGQFSKNGLIGKDPNKPDVLVAANGGSDLIYLPNSANNKALAKQVVDILLKEDYVSGLFVDDALGSIPGTLPLSAIALHGKSPLPTPAIAVNFRTFDTGCGDPTACGVEIADSSLQQGQGMHGSFSRADTYNYMAAIGPDFKKAFVDRVPVSNADVAITLAKTLNLKIPHQGKLIGRVLHESLIKGAKKVSFKSHTLTSQPATNGLKTILKYQNVGSTRYFDVAGFPGRTLGLSK; this is translated from the coding sequence ATGGTTTTACCTAAAATATATAAGACTTTTCTGATACTAGCTACTATTACACTCGTTACAGTACTAGCAGTTTCAGGATTTGCGAAGACAAGACCTGAACACAATGTCATAATTTTTATTACCGATGGATTGCGCCCTAGCAAAGTTAATGCTCAGGAAACTCCTAATCTGAATGAAATTCGCCAGAAGGGTGTGAGTTTTGTCAATAGTCATTCACTGTTTCCTACTTTTACTACCGCGAATGCTTCTGCGATCGCAACTGGACATTATCTCGGTGACACGGGTGATTTCAGCAATACAATTAATGTTGGCTTTCCTGTTAAGAGTGCTAGTAATAGCCCCATTCCTTTCTTAGAAAATGATGCGGTTTTGGGGGAAATTAACCAACGCTTTAATGACAATTACTTGAATGAAGAAAGTCTATTAGATGCCGCACGGAAAGCTGGATTTAGCACCGCATCTGTTGGAAAGATCGGGCCAGTCTTAATTCAAGATGTTACTCAACGAACAGGTAAACCCACAATTATCATTGATGACGCTACCGGTTCTCCAACAGGAATTCCTCTGAGTTCCGAAATAGCTGACCTGTTGACTAAAAATGAGATCGCCTTAAAATCTCCAACGCGAGGAGATAATGGCAAATCTGGCAACAGCACAGTATCAGGAACCAAGGTAGCTAATATATTTCAACAACAATACTTTGTCGATATAACGACAAAAGTACTATTACCTCTATTCAAACAACGCCAAAAACCTTTTGTTTTAATTTATTGGTCACGCGATCCAGATGGAACTCAACATAACCAAGGTGATAGTCTAAACACTCTTACTCCAGGGATTAATGGCCCCACTTCCCTCGCCGCTCGTCAAAATGTCGATCAAAATCTTGCTCAAATCCGTGGCGTTCTCAAACAGCTAAATTTAGAAGCTTCCACAAATATTTTTGTGACGGCCGATCACGGTTTTTCTACCATTAGTAAAGAGAGCAAAACCAGCTATTCAAAGACACTAAGTTATCCAGAGGTAATAAAAGAATTTTTGCCACCTGGTTTTCTCGCTATTGATATTGCTCATGGTTTAGGATTGCCTTTATTTGATCCAGATAAGGAAAATGCTGCTGTTGATCCAACTCAAGGTCAGTTTTCTAAAAACGGTTTGATTGGTAAAGACCCCAATAAACCTGATGTCTTAGTGGCTGCTAATGGTGGTTCAGATTTGATTTATTTACCTAATAGTGCAAATAACAAAGCACTTGCTAAACAAGTTGTAGATATTCTCTTAAAAGAAGATTATGTTAGTGGTTTATTTGTCGATGATGCATTAGGCTCTATTCCAGGGACTTTACCCTTAAGTGCGATCGCACTTCATGGGAAATCCCCTCTTCCTACCCCAGCGATCGCAGTCAACTTTCGGACATTTGATACTGGCTGTGGCGACCCAACTGCTTGCGGTGTAGAAATTGCAGACTCTTCTTTACAGCAAGGACAGGGAATGCATGGCTCTTTTAGCCGTGCTGATACTTACAATTATATGGCTGCGATCGGCCCTGACTTTAAGAAAGCTTTTGTAGACCGAGTACCTGTGAGTAATGCTGATGTAGCTATTACCTTGGCTAAGACTTTAAATTTAAAGATTCCCCATCAAGGAAAACTTATCGGTCGCGTTTTACATGAATCCTTGATTAAAGGAGCCAAAAAAGTTTCTTTTAAATCTCATACTCTGACTTCTCAACCAGCTACTAATGGATTAAAAACGATCCTGAAGTATCAAAATGTTGGCTCAACTCGATATTTTGACGTTGCAGGTTTTCCTGGTCGTACACTTGGTTTATCAAAATAG
- a CDS encoding SDR family NAD(P)-dependent oxidoreductase has protein sequence MKHLDGRVALITGATRGIGKGIAIGLAEAGATVYVTGRSLNNSSSNAVSGSLSETQSVIEEVGGICIPVQVDHSNDEQVRLLFERIQDEQGGQLDLLVNNAYSGVQAVKDAYGQPFWDCEPSIWDASNNVGLRSHYIASVFAARMMTRRNSGLICTISSWGSMFYIFNTAYGVGKAACDRLAADMAVELKPHNVASVSIWPGIVGTELFSSFASEMNQTNTTEPKNSFISDRYNWETPLLTGRVIAALACDSNIMRHTGRVQIVAELANKYGIVDENGDRPVSLRSLRFVLPTALPGLRKYSWLIPDIKIPWSLLLLNALSSPKI, from the coding sequence ATGAAACACCTTGACGGGAGAGTGGCATTGATAACAGGTGCTACACGGGGAATTGGGAAAGGAATTGCTATTGGTTTGGCTGAGGCTGGGGCAACTGTATACGTCACAGGTCGCAGCCTCAACAATTCTTCTAGTAATGCGGTTTCAGGAAGTCTCAGTGAAACCCAATCAGTTATAGAGGAAGTTGGTGGTATATGCATTCCCGTCCAAGTAGACCATAGCAACGATGAACAGGTGCGTTTACTGTTTGAGCGCATTCAAGACGAGCAAGGTGGACAACTCGACCTACTGGTGAATAATGCTTACTCAGGAGTTCAGGCAGTAAAAGACGCTTATGGGCAGCCCTTTTGGGATTGTGAACCAAGCATTTGGGATGCTAGCAACAACGTTGGTCTTCGTAGCCATTATATTGCGAGTGTTTTTGCGGCTCGAATGATGACTAGGCGTAATTCTGGACTTATTTGCACCATTTCCTCATGGGGTAGTATGTTTTATATTTTTAATACAGCTTATGGTGTTGGGAAAGCAGCGTGCGATCGCCTCGCTGCTGATATGGCTGTTGAATTAAAACCCCATAATGTCGCTTCTGTTTCCATTTGGCCGGGGATTGTTGGGACTGAGCTTTTTTCTAGCTTTGCTTCTGAGATGAATCAAACCAATACTACTGAGCCAAAAAACTCATTCATTAGCGATCGCTACAACTGGGAAACTCCCTTATTAACTGGAAGGGTAATTGCTGCCCTTGCTTGTGATTCAAATATCATGCGCCATACCGGACGCGTGCAGATTGTTGCCGAACTAGCTAATAAATATGGAATTGTGGATGAAAATGGCGATCGTCCTGTATCGCTACGCTCTTTACGTTTTGTGCTACCAACTGCATTGCCAGGACTGAGAAAGTATTCATGGCTCATACCCGATATTAAAATACCGTGGTCACTATTATTATTGAATGCCCTTAGCTCACCTAAAATTTAA